A window of the Candidatus Zymogenaceae bacterium genome harbors these coding sequences:
- a CDS encoding succinate dehydrogenase, with product MVQKNITVTVLRTDPEKSDAGTKQRYTVPFTEGMSAMDVLDYIYQHLDSSVAYYDHAGCGLGICARCTGRINGKAGLFCQTPVDGGGELVLEPTGKDRVQRDLVMKKK from the coding sequence ATGGTACAGAAAAATATCACCGTAACGGTCCTTCGAACGGACCCGGAAAAAAGCGACGCCGGGACGAAACAACGCTACACCGTGCCCTTCACCGAAGGCATGAGCGCCATGGACGTTCTGGATTATATTTATCAGCACCTAGATAGCTCAGTTGCCTACTACGATCACGCAGGGTGCGGCCTGGGAATCTGCGCCCGGTGCACCGGCAGGATCAACGGAAAGGCGGGGCTCTTCTGCCAGACGCCCGTGGACGGCGGGGGAGAGCTGGTGCTGGAGCCGACCGGCAAGGACCGGGTCCAGAGGGACCTGGTGATGAAGAAGAAATAA
- a CDS encoding serine dehydratase subunit alpha family protein, translating into MGYDEDLILETLRRYVVPALGCTEPVAVALAAARAARILETEPDRIMVTLDRDMLRNAFAVGIPGTGERGVKIAAALGAFGGDPDRGLMVISDVPEAARKKASRFVEHTGVEVMLDTDADDIHILVELFSGDHSASVLVEGAHERVTRMTRDGGVVFTKDADDGGVEKWVSYFSTLDIGDARSFIDNVNLDDIAFMEEGLTLTLAAAKVGIGETVGLGYGSDLDALVHPGFSIQNIVARARVEAAAASGARMAGFLVPVMSSFGSGNQGIVVNAVVGAVARQAGYLDTAWLSGKKDENPGTVDTGGPSIIPEEHRERLLRTLALAHLVVGLAKSHTGMLSPYCEAAVTTAGAASAASVYLLGGDMPRMENAFLLTVAATEGVFCDGAKESCALKTAMGAGAAVENAYLSLYYNAASRSMGVVGKNFAHTMRNFGRLAKNTGLGDIILKLLMEEDVYLDT; encoded by the coding sequence ATGGGATATGATGAAGACCTGATTCTGGAGACGCTGCGGCGCTATGTGGTGCCCGCCCTGGGCTGTACCGAGCCGGTGGCGGTGGCCCTGGCGGCGGCCCGGGCCGCACGGATCCTTGAAACCGAGCCCGATCGCATCATGGTGACCCTGGACCGGGACATGCTCAGAAACGCCTTTGCCGTGGGGATACCGGGCACCGGCGAGCGGGGGGTGAAGATCGCCGCCGCCCTGGGGGCCTTCGGCGGGGACCCGGATCGGGGACTGATGGTCATATCGGACGTGCCCGAAGCCGCACGGAAAAAGGCCTCCCGGTTTGTGGAGCACACGGGTGTGGAGGTGATGCTGGATACCGACGCCGACGACATACATATCCTCGTGGAGCTGTTTTCCGGTGACCACTCCGCCTCGGTGCTGGTGGAGGGGGCCCACGAACGGGTCACCCGGATGACCAGGGACGGTGGGGTCGTCTTCACTAAGGACGCCGACGACGGCGGGGTGGAAAAATGGGTCTCGTACTTTTCCACACTGGACATCGGGGACGCTCGATCCTTCATCGATAATGTCAATCTCGATGACATCGCCTTCATGGAGGAGGGGCTCACCCTTACGCTGGCGGCGGCGAAGGTGGGAATCGGGGAAACAGTGGGTCTGGGGTACGGTTCGGATCTCGATGCCCTCGTCCATCCCGGATTTTCCATCCAGAACATCGTGGCCCGGGCGAGGGTGGAGGCGGCGGCGGCATCCGGCGCCCGGATGGCGGGGTTTTTGGTGCCGGTCATGTCCAGCTTCGGCAGCGGCAACCAGGGCATCGTCGTCAACGCCGTGGTGGGCGCCGTGGCCCGGCAGGCCGGGTACCTCGATACGGCGTGGCTTTCGGGGAAGAAAGATGAGAACCCCGGAACGGTTGATACCGGCGGTCCATCCATCATCCCAGAAGAGCACAGGGAGCGGCTGCTGAGGACCCTGGCCCTGGCGCACCTGGTCGTCGGGCTGGCAAAGTCCCACACCGGCATGCTCTCCCCCTACTGTGAGGCGGCGGTCACCACGGCGGGCGCCGCCTCGGCGGCCTCGGTGTATCTCTTGGGCGGGGACATGCCGAGGATGGAAAACGCCTTTCTGTTGACCGTCGCCGCCACCGAGGGGGTGTTCTGTGACGGGGCCAAGGAATCCTGCGCCCTGAAAACCGCCATGGGGGCCGGGGCCGCGGTGGAAAACGCCTATCTCTCCCTCTATTATAATGCGGCTTCCAGAAGCATGGGGGTGGTTGGAAAGAATTTTGCGCATACCATGAGGAACTTCGGCCGCCTCGCCAAAAATACCGGCCTGGGGGATATCATTCTGAAGCTTTTGATGGAAGAGGATGTATATCTCGATACGTAA